In one Flavobacteriales bacterium genomic region, the following are encoded:
- a CDS encoding LptE family protein translates to MRIGLLLLACLFLIPSCKVRYSFSGGSVPAEADTFSVSYFLVRAPLADPNYGQQVTEGLKDLLLDQSPLNLADEDGDIHYEGEVTRYEINPVAASGDEVSTRNRLTIELKVRYFNKIEPDKDKQLTLRQFEDFDAEDEFADIEETLLEEINTKILQDIYDQTLGDW, encoded by the coding sequence ATGAGAATCGGTCTCCTACTACTTGCTTGCCTATTCCTCATTCCTTCATGCAAGGTCAGGTATAGTTTCAGCGGTGGCTCTGTGCCTGCGGAGGCCGACACTTTTTCTGTATCCTATTTCCTGGTACGTGCACCACTGGCCGACCCGAATTACGGTCAACAGGTGACCGAAGGACTTAAGGACCTGCTACTGGATCAAAGTCCATTGAATCTGGCAGATGAGGATGGTGATATACACTATGAAGGAGAAGTCACTCGCTATGAGATCAACCCAGTAGCGGCCTCTGGAGATGAAGTTTCTACCAGGAATAGATTGACTATCGAGCTCAAGGTCAGGTACTTCAACAAGATAGAACCTGATAAAGACAAGCAGCTGACGCTCAGGCAGTTCGAGGACTTCGATGCGGAAGATGAGTTTGCTGATATCGAAGAGACACTATTAGAAGAGATCAATACCAAGATTCTTCAGGATATTTACGATCAAACACTGGGAGATTGGTAA